GCAACTGAGAATTGGACTCAAGTTAAGCATACAAGAGACCCTCATCAGGAGTTGTCATAAATCGAGCATCATCCATCCCATCCCTACTTGCATTTTCAATTATCTCTTTTCTCTCAGTTTTTTCTACAAACACCTTATCCACCCCTTCCTTCTTTGCTACATCCGGccccttatttctttttaaaacatcCACCAACTCATCCTCAAAAGCCTCATCCACTGGTGTGGTTGAAAAACCTGCATTTGACATCCCGCCCTCACCCATACTACCACAATTGAACTCTCTTACTTCCTCagcatttttttctttggacTTATTTCTATTATATTCTGTAGTATTCCCCCTATCCGTGTGGTAAGTTCGAAGCCAAGTACCATATTGAGATCCACCACCCCTCCCATCCAATCTTGCACATCCTTCTGCTCCATGCACTAATCTTCcgcatttaaaacaaattttaggAAGTTTTTCATAGCTCAAACGCACCCAAATTCTGGATCCTAGCACATTCGCAGTTCTTCCCGAGCTATTGATTTCCTCAGGTCTAATTCAATCTTCACTCTCAAATACCTTCCCCATCCTATCCCATCTTCACGTACGTCTACTTCTTTTACATTTCCAATAGTTTTTCCAATCTGAGCTCCAACTTCTAAATTCATACAGGCCAAAGGTAAATTACTCAGATGCACCCAAAAGGCTTCATAGTCAAAATTCATCTGCTGCGGAGGGGTAAAACCATCAAATGGTTTCAGTAATAGTAGTTGATTGTCAAACAACCAAGGTTTTCCGTCTAGAACACGCTGTCAATCCTTCTGATTGTCAAAAGTTACTACAAATAGATTTGGAAGAATATCATGAAAAGTGAACGAACCTGCCAATCTCCAAACCTTATTCATCGTAGATCTAATCACTTCCTCGTTAACTTTACGATCTGAGATCAGTTTTCCTACAAGACTCTTATCTCCCTCTGCCTTCACCCTCCCCAAGTGTACTGCATTAAGATCAATCACAGCATTCTCCTCCTCCGTAAGTTGCAGTTTATCCCACATATCCTCTAGATCATCCATCTCTGCCTGAAAGTAGACTCCTCCTCCCCCACTCTAAGAGCAGTCGAGACTATCCCTTCACCCAACTTTTCTCTCCAGAGAAAGCTCAGAGAagactaaaaatatatttatacctTGTTGAATAGGAACAAGGCGGTTATTTccatttaaatgtttaaaactaTGTCATTTGGAAAATGACTTGCAGCTAGCCATGttgtataaaataatttgtacaaataatcaaatctcataaacttttgtaaaaaaagtagaattcatttttaaaaaagtataaaataaattatttttacaaaaagacTTGTATAAAACTTACATATTTGAAAGTTATACCTAATattactttttcttattttaaatgcctatgtatatatataggttatACTCTACTCCAAAATAGGCCAAACCAAATAGATAAGGGTGGCCCTTCAACTACTGCGGAGGGCTTCCGCTTGtttattttgtgtgtttttttttttttttcccatgtatttttttaaatacttttaaatattttttaaaaaatatttataatattattaaaaaatatttatttaatcattaagtaaaaaaaattactcagtGGTAATTCCCAAGTTCCCAAGAATCCCAACAAGAAGAGTAGCATGTTCTTTCTATTTCACCGAACTAAAACACAATAGACCATGCACACGCAATAACAGAAAATCCTAAAACCCACAATTCTAAGTTCTAACATAGTACCTTTATTACAATCATATATAAATCGAAGAAATTAAGACAAACTACCCAAGTAAAAATGCTGGGATCTTAATAATGGGTCCCGAATACATTATTTTtcgtttgttttttaaaaattaagtttgttttttctttttatgaatgttgtgaatttttttaaatatttaagaatattaaaaaaaaatgtatttacacTAGTCGGAACCAAATTTGTGTCCCGGGCAGTAGAGCCACTCGACATATCTTGCATTCGCAGAGGTGAATACAGCCTGTTCTTGCTTTCAATGTCTACAAACTAAAATCTAGCCAGCTGGTAACAGCACCTACGTTGTCAAATCAATCCCTTCAAGATCATTCAGCCATATGTACTTttcgaaaagaaaaatgatgatgAAATCTGTTACACACAAAGTGAATAAAGTTCCGACAAAAAAGTTTCCTCCTTTTATTGTTTtcgtttttttcttattttggcTAAGTAAAAGAGGAGCGAGTGAATGACGCTTTGTCCACCTAGCGAAAAGGTCCATTCATCTGCTCAGTAAAAAGTTCTCTCATCTTCTCCAAAATTAGATCCAGaacatgaaacacatctaaagatTGCTTAAGttttaatagtgataaatgctgaaatgatttatatattttcaaatattcaaatgctgAGTGCTCGCCAATCAAGATGTATACCTGATCCGATCTTgcaaagcttgaagaaatatgagCTTACATAATAATTATCTATGCAGTTTCtatattttcatgtattttaatgATAATGTGTATTATGTTCATCAATTTTTAGGCTTTTGAAATGAGTCCAGTGTCTCCGTTTACAGAAAGAATTGGAAGACAAAATCCAAGTTCAACATAATGAAAAAAGTGCTACCATTTccttatttatctttttcattttttttttttcattttcttgacTGAGAGAGAGGAACCACAAATGTAAATGAGGTTGTTTTTTATCTTATATGTTAAGAACGTGTTTTACACCACCAACTATATGGATGGAGGTTGTCTCCACGACCAATCGAGGAATAAGTCTTCTTGCCTAATCGAGAAATATGTCGTTACTCGCTCAAATTCGACAAATACTGCTTCTTGTCCAAATCCTAAGAATACTCATCTCTTCTTGCCAGTTTTGCACTGGCCTACCTTCTCTAAGTAATCCAATACTTTTAACATCACATATGTTAGCAAAGCCTCATTGAACTCGAATGTAAACTTGGATCTATCTGCATCAAAAGGGGAAAGGGATGGGATGCCCCAACCTTCTTTTGGTCAACCTGTGTTTTGTTATGGTAGTTTTCTTCCTCATATAGTATTTTGAAAATAGTTAATTAATTTCAactaaaaatcattaatttgtCAGAATTTTTGGAGATTAGGTTTGGATTCATCCTAGAAAACAATAACGAAATATTATGATAATACGATATATTACATTATTGAAAAACTAGTACTGCATGCTAATAGTTGAGCTAGTAATGCATTCATCATACATGAGTTGTTAATGTTTGCAAAATTATAAAAGGTGCCGAaagatattttaattcttgGTTGTTGATGAAAAATGCATCACAAGCCGTAAACCAGCATAATAAACACTAGTCTATCTTTGTCCAAAGGACAAAGGCTGGATTGAGAGTGGTGGTAGGAAGGCCATGATCATCCAAGCAGTACTTCAGAGGGCAAGGTTCTGATCCATCCACAATATCAAAAAGATCATTACTTCTAATAATAGGAAGGAACTGAGACAACTAACGAAGGTAGTTGGTATTGTCAAGCTTGATTGTAGGCAAGTGGAAAATTTTCGGAGCAATGAAGGTGGGAGATAATATAGAAGTAGAGTTAGTAGAAGCATTGGTATTAGCAAGAGCAAAGGTAGGCCCATAGTAGGATCGAGAAATGACGATTAGCCTTGAAGAAattgataccatgtaaaattattcacaaaatagGATTTGGCAACTTAAAATTGAGCTGACCATGCATGTATTAATATAGACGAGtttgttacatataatataagctctctctctctctctctctctctctctctctctctctctctctctctctctctgcacgcGCACGTACTTGGTGCCACTTTCCTTCTCCGAACATGTCAATGCATTTGGTAAGAAGGATATCTTCGTCTTCAGTCCATGCTCCTTTTCTCACAACTAATGAGCCCTCTATATATAGATAGAGCTTGAGAGTTTTGGTAGTGATCTAACCAAAATTTGGTCAAAATTTAAgtagaaaattcatttttacaaatttaactaacCACTTTTCAATAACGCCAAATAACAAACTCTTCAAATCTatactattctattaaaatattaattttcacgtttttatttattttacaagtgCACACCCCTATGTTTCCAAGTCTAAATTTACAAGTGCGTAGAGAAAATTGTAGAGAAGTCAATGGAGACAACTTCAACGAACAAGATGGAGCCGCTAAAATATTAGAGCTACCTGAAATCCAAAGAAGGAATCATCAAAACATATACTAAAACCACCATTTGAAGCATAACTCAGAAAAAATCCCACGGAAAACTTGATGAAGTTTTGGATAACTGGctgagaagaagagaaaatatttgCTAATTTGAAGCGACGATAGTGTGGCTTACCGGGAGGCGTTCAACGACAACAATGGGAGATGATGATGGTGTGTGATTTGGGCGAAATGGTTCAGCTACTGGTATTTCAGCTACTGGTAAAAAGATGAGATCGTGGGGTTTGGATGAAATGAGATCATGTTTTTAAGAAGAAGATGAATTTTCTAAAGTTATGGATCGTGTGAAATGAATAGCATGCAGgaacttaaattttttatatcaacATAATAATTGGTGAGCAACTTGAGCTGACCATATTTAATCAGTAAAAATGatcaaaagttaaaaatattgtaaatttattgactccattttaataaatttttatgcaAACTAATTAAATTCAGGTCAAAATATAGCTAAATTAATTCCACTGCTAGTGCTATGATTGTCGACGGAATATGTCCTTTTTATATCCCCGAATTAGAAGTTTTCCAAAAGTTGGGAGCCACGAGCAGTACTAGGTACTTTGTttatgtcttttttattttattttttattatttttttaatttcctttttggaaagTCAGATCGGGGGGCCCTAAAGTCAGATCCGGGTGCTCTTACAACATGGTACATTTTGATTCGGCAATGAGCAAGCTCCAGACACGAACAGCCCGATTTGAGTAGTGTTACTGTGCTAGCCTGCCGTCAAGCAGTCAGCTTTGATAGTTAGAACATTTTTAATAGATTATGTacatgtaaaatataattttgataaatattagataaattttaattttaattattttatttataaaagtttttatattggaatatttatttttttattatataacaataaaataatataagatgaatttaatttgaactattcacatcaaatcttcaTATtgaatattcatttatttattatatagtaatgagtaatgaataatttaaaaaatatttagttattattttattttattttaattattaattattattttattttattacattttactatttaattttaaaaaaaacttatggaagtttgtggatgtagatgaagagaagagtgttataaaaaacataaaataagtaTTTGGTATATGTACAGTAGatatcaaatttgatattttctttataattacTGTAGCTAAAACTAATAAATTTGTTAATAGCTAATCCATTACAAGTAAATATTCTATTAAAAAGTACATTTACTTTTAGATATAGATAATCCAATAAGACTGTTTTTAGGGTTACctgttattaaatttttttaatatatttaaaattattttcttaatcatttaacaaagaaaaatatttttaaaaaataacagtcAAAATGAGGAAACAAATTAAAGCCGCATATTAACATTTTCCTTTAAGAAATTACTTTctaaagcttttgttgtgcttaTTGCTTAATTCGTGGCAATGTCACGGTACCGTTAGTATGTTTGTAAGATGAAAATAGATTTACCAcacttttcacaattttttatgttgctatattttaaaaatgagagCATTTTTACAACACTTAtcattacaagtataattacaCACTAATACGTACACCaatctaatataattgatcaaaaaataaattttattaaaaataatactaatttaaattttaaatatgaaggaattagtattaatacacatattattATGCGACTTttcttgtatatagcaaaacttgcTAGATAAATGTTAGTATCAACTCTTGTTCTCGAGACATCGATATCATCCATATATATAGACCGATATTGTTATCAATCATAGAAAAAACGAACAACTTCTAGAAATAATTAGTATCGATATATTTTATTTCGCAGTGTGTCCTAAATCTAGCACAAAAACTTATGCAGGCTAAGATGGATTAACATATGTAGAGCAGATTTGTACTACAAGCCCAGCGAACCAGAAACGTCTATCCACTGCAGCTGGAGTTCCACCTCCCCGCACTCCACGTTTTGCAGTCTAAGAATCATATTTTGAACAAGTTTGCCGCGGGTCCAGACAATATGGCTCTCTTCTGCAAGACAATTTTGCCCGTTTGGTACTACCCTATGAATTATGGTTCCACTTGGGAGGCCTTTCAAGGGGAACTTCAAGGCTTCAAAAAATGGGCCAATCTCAAACTCAGCATCCCCCATTTTATCATCCAGAGAAAATGTGTCTTTGTCATACACTGACTGCAACCACAAGGAATTCACAGGTCTAAACATCAA
The genomic region above belongs to Carya illinoinensis cultivar Pawnee chromosome 4, C.illinoinensisPawnee_v1, whole genome shotgun sequence and contains:
- the LOC122308391 gene encoding protein C2-DOMAIN ABA-RELATED 1-like translates to MENKTGLLRVHIQRGVNLAVRDVRSSDPYVVIKMGRQKVKTRVVKKNTNPEWNEDLTLSVADPSLPIKLSVYDKDTFSLDDKMGDAEFEIGPFFEALKFPLKGLPSGTIIHRVVPNGQNCLAEESHIVWTRGKLVQNMILRLQNVECGEVELQLQWIDVSGSLGL